In Gossypium arboreum isolate Shixiya-1 chromosome 6, ASM2569848v2, whole genome shotgun sequence, the following are encoded in one genomic region:
- the LOC108486603 gene encoding taxadiene 5-alpha hydroxylase-like, whose product MDSILTSITNPFSTLNPQLLSIILGASFAVFICFKFILLSPIPGKKLPPGSLGYPFIGDSISFVKSQKQDKTQEWILNRVKKYGPVFKTSILGSKMVIMTGQVGNRFVFSGGADGVSFNQPTSVVKVLGKNSLFEMSGFRHKLIRGAIVNFLKPESIQRFASKMDSLVRQQLFKELQGKDSIKIVPLMKKITFNITCSILFGLPDGDLKDELLKDFTLTVKGVWAIPLDFPGTVFHTAIKARQRLCQKLSTMVRTRKKQEDEGNVDTEDDNIVSCLLALRDENGQPLLEDEIIDVFLSLIMASHDTTAILLTLFVRHLSRDPEVSSKVIEGMYLKILLLFFRFRLNSHSLTQYCNNRINDQTDQIIDFMLKWFASWTKQNEVLKAMKENGGKLAWSEIQMMKYTWRVAQELMRVNPPMLGSFRLVTKDITFDGYHIPKGWQIFWVAPGTHMDNNIFKDPEKFDPSRFESSSKAFPPYTYVPFGAGPRVCAGIEFARVETLLIIHHLVTKYSWTEMIPDEPIIREPMPYPAMGLPIRLYPKN is encoded by the exons ATGGACAGCATCCTCACTTCCATTACAAACCCATTTTCTACCTTAAACCCACAGTTGCTATCTATAATCTTAGGAGCTTCATTTGCTGTTTTCATTTGCTTCAAATTCATATTACTCTCACCAATTCCAGGCAAAAAGCTTCCACCCGGTTCATTAGGTTATCCATTCATTGGAGACTCCATCAGCTTTGTGAAgtcacaaaagcaagataagacCCAAGAATGGATTCTGAACCGGGTTAAGAAGTATGGACCGGTGTTTAAAACCTCGATCTTGGGTTCGAAAATGGTGATCATGACGGGTCAAGTCGGGAACCGGTTCGTGTTCAGTGGTGGTGCTGATGGTGTCTCGTTTAATCAACCGACATCGGTGGTTAAGGTGCTTGGGAAGAACAGCCTTTTTGAGATGTCGGGGTTTAGACATAAGCTTATCAGGGGTGCGATTGTTAACTTTTTGAAACCGGAAAGTATTCAACGGTTTGCTTCCAAAATGGATTCGCTGGTCCGGCAACAGTTATTCAAG GAACTTCAAGGCAAGGATTCAATAAAAATCGTGCCACTAAtgaagaaaataacattcaacatCACATGCAGCATACTGTTCGGATTACCCGACGGTGACTTAAAAGACGAACTATTAAAAGACTTTACACTCACCGTCAAAGGAGTATGGGCCATTCCTTTAGATTTCCCGGGCACTGTGTTTCATACAGCCATAAAAGCACGTCAAAGGCTTTGCCaaaagctttcaacaatggtGAGGACAAGAAAAAAACAAGAAGATGAAGGCAATGTGGACACTGAAGATGACAACATCGTATCTTGTCTCCTTGCTTTGAGGGATGAAAATGGACAACCTTTGTTGGAAGATGAAATTATTGATGTTTTCCTATCGTTGATTATGGCTAGCCATGATACAACTGCCATTTTGCTTACCCTTTTTGTGAGACATCTTTCTAGGGATCCAGAGGTTTCTAGCAAGGTGATTGAAGGTATGTATTTgaagattttacttttattttttcggTTTAGATTAAACTCCCATAGCTTAACTCAATATTGTAATAATCGAATCAACGATCAAACTGATCAGATCATCGATTTCATGCTCAAGTGGTTTGCTT CTTGgacaa AGCAAAATGAAGTACTTAAAGCCATgaaagaaaatggtggaaagCTAGCATGGAGTGAAATACAAATGATGAAATATACATGGAGAGTAGCTCAAGAACTCATGAGGGTCAATCCCCCAATGCTAGGCAGTTTCAGGCTAGTCACCAAAGACATCACTTTTGATGGCTATCACATTCCCAAAGGATGGcag ATATTTTGGGTGGCTCCGGGGACTCACATGGACAACAACATATTCAAAGATCCGGAGAAGTTTGATCCATCGAGATTCGAGAGCTCGTCGAAAGCGTTCCCTCCGTATACTTACGTACCGTTCGGAGCAGGGCCTCGGGTTTGTGCCGGGATCGAATTCGCTAGAGTCGAAACGTTGCTGATAATACATCATCTTGTAACAAAGTATAGTTGGACTGAAATGATCCCTGATGAACCTATAATTCGGGAACCAATGCCATATCCTGCCATGGGACTTCCTATCAGGCTTTACCCCAAAAACTGA
- the LOC108485788 gene encoding RING-H2 finger protein ATL73-like → MVAPLYHRPHRLLLDNNGTKPRSSFTNEANFDTNMVIILAALLCALICALGLNSIVRCALRCSRRFAFETPDETAARLAATGLKKSALRQIPVAVYGFEMDLKATDCPICLGEFMDGEKVRVLPKCNHSFHVRCIDTWLLSHSSCPTCRQSLLEPAVTCSEAAPVVMETGIRQHGNSSGGHADVLVADEVG, encoded by the coding sequence ATGGTGGCTCCGCTTTATCACCGCCCTCACCGGCTTCTCCTCGACAACAATGGCACCAAACCCCGTAGTTCTTTCACCAACGAAGCCAATTTCGATACCAACATGGTCATCATCTTAGCAGCTTTGCTATGTGCGTTGATATGTGCTCTAGGGCTAAACTCGATCGTTCGTTGCGCGTTACGGTGTAGCCGGAGGTTTGCTTTCGAGACTCCCGACGAGACTGCAGCGCGCTTGGCGGCTACCGGGTTGAAAAAGAGCGCGTTGCGGCAAATTCCAGTGGCCGTGTACGGTTTTGAGATGGATTTGAAGGCTACGGATTGTCCAATTTGTCTCGGTGAGTTCATGGATGGAGAGAAAGTTCGGGTGTTGCCTAAATGTAACCATAGTTTCCATGTTAGGTGTATAGATACTTGGTTGTTGTCGCACTCGTCGTGCCCGACTTGCCGACAATCGTTGCTTGAGCCGGCGGTGACTTGTTCCGAAGCTGCACCAGTGGTGATGGAGACCGGAATCCGACAACATGGGAATTCATCAGGGGGACATGCTGATGTACTTGTTGCTGATGAGGTTGGCTGA
- the LOC108486601 gene encoding probable LRR receptor-like serine/threonine-protein kinase IRK translates to MDMDMDMKMMIKMKSLLTFVLFWLVLLAVIASFPVRSLTLSPSLNDDVLGLIVFKADILDPTQKLSSWNEDDDTPCNWKGIKCNPRSNRVTELNLDGFSLSGRIGRGLLQLEFLRKLSLANNNLSGTISPNMVKLESLIAIDLSENSLTGSIPDEFFKQCGSLRYISLANNQFSGKIPGSLGSCATLAAINLSMNRFSGSLPVGIWGLSGLRTLDLSCNMLEGEIPKGVQALNNLRSINLSNNRFTGQVPDEIGSCLLLRSIDFSMNLFSGSVPKTMQELSLCTYLNLSVNSFVGEVPEWISEMESLQTLDLSVNKFSGQVPDSIGKLKFLKVLNFSSNSLNGSLPASMENNMNLLALDISQNLLTGDLPGWIFKSGPSQVLFSEQKVDANVDNPISASLGAYLQRIQVLDLSQNSFSGELTFDIRALSSLKLLNLSRNSLIGPVPGTVAELKALEVLDLSQNQLNGSIPMEIGGAYSLKDLRLKANFIEGKIPSSIENCTLLRTLIISQNNLSGPIPAEIGKLSDLEYVDLSFNDLVGRLPKQLANLPRLLSFNISHNNLQGELPAGRFFNTISPTAVFGNPLLCGSTVNKSCPAVLPKPIVLNPNTTSDSISDELPPNVGRKRIVLSISALIAIGAAAFIVVGVIAVTVLNLRVKSSTSHSAVPIAFSAGDEFSRSPTTDANSGKLVMFSGEPDFSTGAHAMLNKDCELGRGGFGAVYRTVLQDGRAVAIKKLAVSSLVKSQEEFEREVKKLGKIRHYNLVVLEGYYWTPSLQLLISEFVSGGSLHKHLHEGSSGNYLSWHDRFRIILGTAKGLAHLHESGIIHYNIKSSNVLIDGSGEPKVADFGLARLLPMLDRYILSSKIQSALGYMAPEFACRTVKITEKCDVYGFGVLVMEVVTGKRPVEYMEDDVVVLCDMVRGALEEGRVEECVDERLQGKFPVEEAIPVMKLGLICTSQVPSNRPDMSEVVNILELIRCPSESQDSG, encoded by the exons ATGGACATGGATATGGACATGAAGATGATGATAAAGATGAAATCTCTTTtaacttttgttttgttttggctTGTTCTTTTAGCTGTTATTGCTTCATTCCCAGTGAGATCTTTAACTTTAAGCCCTTCTTTAAATGATGATGTTTTGGGGTTAATCGTTTTCAAAGCAGACATTCTAGATCCAACTCAAAAGCTTTCATCTTGGAATGAAGACGATGACACTCCTTGTAACTGGAAAGGTATTAAGTGTAACCCTAGGTCAAACCGGGTCACTGAGCTCAACCTTGACGGGTTCTCTCTTTCGGGTCGGATCGGACGTGGCCTCTTGCAGCTCGAGTTCTTAAGGAAGCTTTCTTTAGCCAACAACAACCTCAGTGGAACCATAAGTCCCAACATGGTAAAGCTTGAAAGTCTCATAGCCATTGACTTGAGTGAGAATTCTCTTACAGGTTCCATCCCTGATGAGTTTTTTAAACAATGTGGGTCTTTGAGGTACATTTCTTTAGCAAATAATCAGTTTTCAGGTAAGATTCCAGGGAGTTTAGGTTCTTGTGCTACACTTGCTGCTATTAACTTGTCCATGAACCGGTTTTCAGGGTCATTACCTGTTGGGATTTGGGGTTTAAGTGGTTTAAGGACATTGGATTTGTCTTGTAACATGTTGGAAGGTGAAATTCCTAAAGGGGTTCAAGCTTTGAACAATTTGAGGTCCATTAATTTGAGTAACAACAGGTTCACTGGTCAAGTTCCTGATGAAATTGGAAGCTGTTTGTTGTTAAGATCAATTGATTTCAGCATGAATTTGTTCTCTGGGTCGGTTCCTAAGACAATGCAGGAGCTTAGCTTGTGTACTTATCTGAATTTAAGTGTGAATTCATTTGTTGGTGAGGTTCCTGAATGGATCAGTGAAATGGAAAGTCTCCAAACTTTGGATTTGTCAGTGAATAAATTTTCTGGTCAGGTTCCTGATTCTATAGGAAAACTTAAGTTCTTGAAGGTGTTGAATTTCTCTTCTAATAGCTTAAATGGTAGCTTACCTGCATCAATGGAAAACAATATGAACCTTCTGGCATTGGATATTAGCCAGAACTTGTTGACCGGTGATCTTCCTGGATGGATTTTTAAATCCGGTCCGAGCCAAGTCTTGTTTTCGGAGCAAAAAGTTGATGCAAATGTGGATAACCCCATTTCAGCTTCATTAGGAGCCTACCTTCAAAGAATTCAAGTCCTGGATTTATCTCAGAATTCATTTTCCGGGGAATTAACGTTCGATATCAGGGCTTTAAGCAGCTTGAAGTTGTTGAATCTGTCTAGAAACTCTCTCATTGGACCTGTTCCAGGAACTGTTGCAGAGTTGAAGGCCTTGGAAGTTCTTGATTTGAGTCAAAATCAACTTAATGGAAGCATTCCTATGGAAATTGGAGGAGCTTATTCCCTTAAGGATCTTAGGCTCAAAGCAAATTTCATAGAGGGAAAAATTCCTTCATCAATTGAGAACTGCACTTTGCTAAGAACTTT GATCATATCACAAAACAACCTGAGTGGTCCGATCCCTGCCGAAATCGGAAAACTGAGCGACCTAGAATACGTGGACTTGTCTTTCAACGACCTTGTGGGAAGGTTGCCGAAGCAGTTAGCCAATCTTCCCCGTCTCTTATCATTCAACATTTCCCACAACAATTTACAAGGTGAACTGCCTGCTGGTAGATTTTTCAACACCATATCGCCTACGGCTGTCTTCGGCAATCCCTTACTTTGCGGCTCCACGGTTAACAAATCTTGCCCTGCAGTTCTCCCGAAACCGATTGTACTAAATCCTAACACCACTTCTGATTCCATTTCTGATGAGTTACCTCCGAATGTCGGTCGTAAAAGGATAGTTCTTAGTATATCTGCCCTTATTGCTATTGGTGCAGCTGCTTTCATTGTTGTTGGAGTCATTGCCGTCACTGTTCTTAATCTCCGTGTCAAGTCATCAACATCCCACTCTGCAGTGCCCATTGCTTTTTCTGCTGGGGACGAGTTTAGCCGTAGCCCTACTACCGATGCCAACTCTGGGAAACTTGTCATGTTTTCTGGTGAACCTGACTTTAGCACAGGAGCACATGCTATGCTCAACAAGGACTGTGAGCTCGGGCGTGGTGGGTTCGGAGCAGTGTACCGAACAGTTTTGCAAGATGGACGCGCGGTGGCAATCAAGAAGCTCGCTGTCTCAAGTCTTGTGAAGTCACAAGAAGAATTTGAAAGGGAAGTCAAGAAACTAGGGAAAATACGGCACTATAATCTTGTGGTGCTCGAGGGCTATTACTGGACTCCATCGTTGCAACTTCTCATTTCTGAATTTGTGTCCGGTGGAAGTCTACACAAACATCTTCATGAAGGATCAAGTGGTAATTACCTTTCTTGGCATGACCGGTTCCGTATCATTCTAGGGACAGCGAAAGGCTTGGCTCACTTGCATGAATCAGGCATTATTCACTACAATATAAAGTCGAGCAATGTCCTCATCGATGGTTCAGGTGAACCTAAAGTGGCAGATTTTGGCCTAGCAAGGTTGTTGCCTATGCTAGACCGCTACATTTTAAGCAGCAAAATTCAAAGTGCACTTGGCTACATGGCACCCGAGTTTGCCTGCCGAACCGTGAAAATAACTGAGAAATGCGATGTGTATGGATTCGGTGTTTTGGTTATGGAAGTGGTTACTGGGAAGAGACCTGTTGAGTACATGGAAGACGATGTCGTCGTCCTTTGTGACATGGTACGAGGAGCATTGGAAGAAGGCAGGGTGGAAGAATGTGTTGACGAAAGGCTGCAAGGCAAATTCCCAGTAGAGGAAGCGATTCCGGTAATGAAACTAGGCTTAATCTGCACGTCACAAGTACCGTCAAATCGGCCAGATATGTCTGAGGTAGTTAATATATTGGAATTGATCAGATGCCCCTCAGAAAGCCAAGATTCTGGATGA